In a genomic window of Pedosphaera parvula Ellin514:
- a CDS encoding isoprenyl transferase — translation MTNHAPHLSDEAKANLPRHVAMIMDGNGRWAKQRGLPRVEGHRIGAESVRAIIRTAGELGIKYLTLYAFSVENWNRPKDEVDTLMKYLARYMKSEFAELNKSNVRLEVIGQIHRLPEFVQKQLKKTQEGLSKNNGLTLIMALSYGGRTEIVEAVRSIAAKAKKGELDPAEINEQVVADHLYTRNWPDPDVLIRTSGEMRVSNFLLWQISYSELVVTQTLWPDFRKPQFYEALEEYTRRHRRFGGL, via the coding sequence ATGACGAATCACGCGCCCCATCTTAGCGACGAAGCCAAGGCGAATCTGCCGCGGCATGTGGCGATGATCATGGATGGGAACGGGCGGTGGGCGAAGCAGCGTGGGTTGCCGCGAGTAGAGGGGCATCGCATTGGGGCGGAGTCGGTGCGGGCGATCATTCGCACGGCGGGAGAGTTGGGGATTAAATATCTTACGCTCTACGCGTTTTCGGTGGAAAACTGGAATCGACCGAAGGATGAAGTTGATACGTTGATGAAGTATCTGGCGCGCTACATGAAGAGTGAATTCGCGGAACTCAACAAGAGTAACGTGCGTTTGGAGGTGATTGGGCAGATACATCGCCTGCCGGAGTTCGTGCAGAAGCAGTTGAAGAAGACGCAGGAGGGACTTTCCAAAAACAACGGGCTGACGCTGATCATGGCGTTGAGCTATGGCGGGCGGACGGAAATTGTCGAAGCGGTGCGGAGCATTGCGGCCAAGGCGAAGAAGGGGGAACTCGACCCGGCGGAGATCAACGAGCAAGTGGTGGCGGATCATCTTTATACCAGGAACTGGCCTGATCCAGATGTGTTGATTCGCACCAGCGGAGAGATGCGGGTCAGCAACTTTTTGCTGTGGCAGATTTCGTATTCTGAACTGGTCGTGACCCAGACGTTATGGCCGGATTTCCGGAAACCACAGTTTTACGAGGCGCTGGAAGAATATACACGCCGTCATCGCCGGTTTGGCGGGTTATAG
- a CDS encoding adenylosuccinate synthase, with translation MANTILVGAQWGDEGKGKIIDVLTEQADVVVRTQGGNNAGHTVFIGKQKYVLHLIPSGILRKSKTCVIGNGVVIDPVSLVEEIDGLEKMNVKVNGNLFISETAHLVFPYHRELDAQREILKGKNKIGTTKRGIGPAYGDKAARTGLRVIDLVNPARFEVLLKQKIKENNEVLKAFGAKPISFAKVLEAYRKAGDRLKPFVTNTVVLLDKSIRRGDDILFEGAQGTFLDIDHGTYPFVTSSNTTAGGACTGSGVAPNRMDRVVGVMKAYTTRVGEGPLPTENAEIADLLHGMGREFGATTGRARRCGWFDSVATRHATMVNGIDELAVTNVDGLDTVETIRVCIGYKIGSTRYDYIPNEIEALAKCTPVYAEFPGWLTPTHEIRDWKKMPAKAKTYLKALAELTGAKLAIASTGPAREQTMFL, from the coding sequence ATGGCCAATACAATTCTGGTAGGCGCCCAGTGGGGCGATGAAGGCAAAGGCAAAATTATCGACGTGCTGACTGAGCAGGCGGACGTGGTCGTTCGCACGCAGGGCGGCAATAATGCGGGGCATACTGTATTCATCGGGAAACAGAAATATGTGCTGCATTTGATTCCTTCCGGAATTTTGCGCAAATCGAAGACCTGCGTGATTGGCAATGGCGTGGTGATTGACCCGGTGAGCCTGGTGGAAGAAATCGACGGGTTGGAGAAGATGAATGTGAAGGTGAACGGGAATTTGTTCATCAGCGAGACTGCTCACCTCGTATTTCCCTATCACCGTGAACTGGATGCGCAACGGGAGATTTTGAAGGGGAAGAATAAGATTGGCACCACGAAGCGCGGCATTGGACCGGCTTATGGTGACAAGGCGGCGCGCACGGGGTTGCGGGTGATTGATTTGGTTAATCCGGCACGTTTTGAGGTGTTGCTGAAGCAGAAAATCAAGGAGAACAACGAAGTTCTCAAAGCTTTTGGCGCGAAACCGATTTCATTCGCCAAGGTGCTGGAGGCGTATCGCAAGGCGGGGGATCGTTTGAAGCCGTTTGTGACGAACACGGTGGTGTTGCTGGATAAATCGATTCGTCGGGGCGATGATATATTGTTCGAAGGCGCGCAGGGGACGTTCCTGGATATCGATCATGGAACGTATCCATTTGTAACCTCTTCAAACACGACTGCTGGTGGTGCGTGCACGGGTTCTGGTGTGGCACCGAACCGGATGGATCGGGTCGTAGGCGTGATGAAGGCTTATACGACGCGCGTGGGTGAAGGTCCGTTGCCGACGGAGAATGCGGAGATTGCAGACTTGCTGCATGGAATGGGGCGTGAATTTGGCGCGACCACGGGACGGGCGCGTCGATGCGGATGGTTTGACTCGGTGGCGACACGTCATGCGACGATGGTCAATGGCATTGATGAGCTGGCGGTCACGAACGTTGACGGTTTGGACACGGTGGAGACCATCAGGGTTTGCATTGGTTACAAGATTGGTTCGACCCGGTATGATTATATTCCCAATGAGATTGAGGCCCTGGCGAAGTGCACGCCGGTGTATGCGGAGTTTCCGGGTTGGTTGACGCCGACGCATGAGATTCGCGATTGGAAGAAGATGCCAGCCAAGGCGAAAACGTATTTGAAGGCATTGGCGGAATTGACCGGCGCAAAACTGGCGATTGCATCGACCGGACCTGCGCGTGAGCAAACGATGTTTTTGTAA